In the genome of Arachis stenosperma cultivar V10309 chromosome 6, arast.V10309.gnm1.PFL2, whole genome shotgun sequence, the window catCAAAGGCAATGGCAACCAGCCCAAAGGAaaggagtcatggagttggaaggtGTGGACACTATCCTAACCCAAAATAAGGTGATGCAGCAGCAAATCcagcaacaatttgagcaaatggcttaGCGAATCGACAGTTTACAAGTTACATCAGTGAATGTCACCAATCAACCATCAACTGGGTGGGGATCAAATGAAGAAAATCAAGAGGATCAGCAGCAGGAACAAGTTCAATATGTGCACAACCAAGGTTCTGGAtcaaatgaagtttatggtgaCACCTACAACCCCtcctggaagaaccacccaaatctcagatggggagataaccacaatcaaaaccagcaaccatggcaaagaaattcaaacaacaacaactcaaGAAACACAAACAACAACCACCAGCAAAACACTAATCCTAATCCATAtagaaaaccccaaaacaatCATCCCATTCTAACTATTATCCATCCAATCATCCAGCCACTAACCAAAACAATTATCATCCACCCTCAACATCTCATAATCAGCCACAGATACCATAAGATACTCAAAGGATCTCCAACTTGGAGATACTAATGGAAAAGATGATGAAACAGTAGGAACTAACAAGCAAGAATCATGAAGCTTTAATGAGAAACTTAGAGAGACAGATTGGACAACTGTCCAAACAAATAGTGATTGAAAGGCCAATAAGCTCACTTCCAAGTGATACCATTCCAAATCCTAAAGAAGAATGCAAAGTtattcaattaaggagtggaaggaccttagtaaataacaagaaaactAACAAAAAACCCATGGATAATGACAAGAAGCCAGCTGAGAAAAATGAGGCTAACAACAAGGAAGAGATGATAGCAAGCAAGCAAGAGAAAGAGAAGCCTAAATAGAAAGATGAGCAGCCATAAGAATCAAGAAAAGGGAAGCAAGTAATGGAGGAACCATCTCAAAGACAGAAGCAGTTGGAGAAGACTTCCACACCTCCCTTACCATACCCTCAAAGGTTCAACAAGGAGACCAAGGATCAACACTTCCCCAAATTCCTTGAAGTcttcaagaagttggagattAATATCCCCCTGGCTAAAGCATTAGAGCAGATGCCTTTATATGCAAAGTTCTTGAAAGAGCTTATCAATAAAAAGAGAAGTTGGCATGGGAAAGAAACCATTATGCTCACCGAAGAATGCAGTGCTGTGATTCAAAGGGTCATCCAaccaaaactcaaggatccTGGGAGATTCTTCCTGCCTTGCACCGTTGGTAGTCTAACCATTGATAAGGCACTATATGACTTAgcagcaagcatcaatctaattcCCTATTCTATGATGAGAAGGCTGTGTATAGAGGAGGTAAAGCCCACACAAATGTCACTAGAGCTTGTGGGAAAATCATTGGTATTTCCCAGAGAAGTGATTGAAAATCTCCTAGTCCAAGTAGGGACATTCATATTcccagcagactttgtgatcctggatCTAGGAGAAGAAGGGAGTGACTCTATTGTCTTGGGAAGACCCTTCTTGGCCACAGCAAGGGCCATCATAGATGTTGAACAATGAGACCTGACCCTAAGGGTACATGATGAAAGCATTACTCTGAATGTCTTTCCAGAAGCACAGCATAATGATGAAAAGGAAAAATGCATGGAGGTTGAGAAAGAAGACTTGAAGTGGAAGGAAGAAACCAACAAGACACTCATTAGTTCTCTTCCAGGGCAAGAAACAAGCAGCAAAGCAGGGCAAAAGGAGAATGAGACTCTAAAGAATGataagagaaagcaaaaagaaagTGAGAAGTTGACCACTAAGAAGACAAATTCCAAAACACAGCCTACTGTAAAAGGAGAAGAATCAccaaaaaagggggaagaaaagcaaaaaaaagggtaaaaaaggttggaaaaacaaaaagatcccAATTGAAGGATTTTCAAAGGGAGATAAAGTGCAGCTAATTTACCAGCAGTTGGGGACAAATCAACAATCTAATGATTACTACACTATCAACAGGATACTCTCACTGGAGCATGCAGAGATCGAACATCAAGGCACTGGAAGGAAGCTTACTATGAGAGGAGACAAACTGAGACATCACAATTATCAACCACCCTAatgaaggatgtcaagctagtgacaataaagaagcgcttgttgggaggcaacccaacctgagatagttttcttttcatagctatttcaataaaaaaagggttgagtagttttatctgtagtgcaaggaactaagtttggtgttgcaaccaaaacaatttaaggaaGAGTGAAggatgctaagtttggtgttccaccaaaatctcatttaaaaacacattctcaccttctgcataaagggttgctagctccaagcaatcagataAACCATTTAACCATTGTCTGTTTTCTTGTTTTTAGTTTTATAACCTTAAGCAAAGACAAAagggtttcacatatggttgatttgATGCATGAGAAATATTGGCAagggactaagtttggtgttcacacaccaaagtaagttcaaaagcccacaaacaaTTTTTGCATACTAACCATGTGCCTAAGGGCTTGAGAGACAAGCAACTTCCAAGGATTATGCAGAAAAGCATTCAACCTGTGAAAGGGATCTGCATCATCATCCAAAAGAGGAGCAACAGAGAGAAATAATGATGACAGAAGGAAAAGTTGAGAGGCATTCCCAATAGGTTGTATTGACACTTAATCCTTGATTGCTGTGAAGTGTTTTAACTTAGAGATTCCTAtatatcttgctaaagtgtttaacTAGGTGTAAGTGGAGATGTTTGCCAAAAATGCTAGCTTGCATTATGTTTTTTATTCCTCAttagcttgaattttgttttgtttccctgttgcatgaataaaagaaaaatgtttgaaATAGAAAGTGAATGTTCAATGTTGTAGAAGTTAGAATGAAATTCAGTGGTGgtatttatttgatttaatgGTTAGCTCAAATAACAAAAGATGCATAATAACATGTTCTTTGAAGTGTGAATTAGTTTGCTGCTATAAAGTCTGTTAATTAATGAAAATCCCTTAAGAATGAagcaaaacaaaaaagaaaaagaaagaaaagccaagaatgggcaaagaaacaaacaataaggctagacaccaatagcttggacccttgGACATATGCATGTGGTGtttttgtactaggatatgcttggacaagtagGTTCTGAGGAGTATTTTGAAACTtggccacttagatcaactgatttgggattgccaaccaaaagtccactatcaagaacaacctagctacaaagtatttagtgatccaaagagatgctggtgGCATCAATGTTCCTAGGAAGAAATTGTGAgacatgtgtctgtggtgagaAAGTGTTGAGCAAAATTAAGCAAAAAGACTGCTGCAACACTTGCCACCAAGCTTTCACTAATAAACAAGCTAGCTAAgcaaaacaaagaaagaaaaagctagCAAGGGATCAATCAAAAGCAAGACATTATAGCAGCAACTCTAGTGAACCTTTAAGGAAACATTTCTTATTTATCAGCAAGGAATAAATAAGCTACATttgtctgcataaaaccccatgaaccAAGTTCAACTATTTGCTAAATAAGGACATGCATACTTCTctatttcatttcattttctcttatgtttagtgcttgcttggggacaagcaaggtttaagtttggtgttgtgatggcaagtcatcttatgctagcttttcaagcatttttcacttgtttcattaggtt includes:
- the LOC130934036 gene encoding uncharacterized protein LOC130934036, which encodes MEEPSQRQKQLEKTSTPPLPYPQRFNKETKDQHFPKFLEVFKKLEINIPLAKALEQMPLYAKFLKELINKKRSWHGKETIMLTEECSAVIQRVIQPKLKDPGRFFLPCTVGSLTIDKALYDLAASINLIPYSMMRRLCIEEVKPTQMSLELVGKSLVFPREVIENLLVQVGTFIFPADFVILDLGEEGSDSIVLGRPFLATARAIIDVEQ